Within Mucilaginibacter inviolabilis, the genomic segment CAGATACTGGCGGTTGCCTGGTTGCAATACCTGTGTCATCAGTCGTTTATCTTGCAGGCGTATAGTATCAGCTTGTGCCCAAACCGGTTTCAAATTACCCATTAACGCCCATAGTAACGCTAAACTGGTAATGATGATTTTAAATACAGAACAGTCGGCTTTCATTATCGTTAAAGGTTATTGTTAAACGATCAAAGCTGTTGTTTATCTGTCATCGCCAAAAATCAATTCAACTGCTATCGCCCTATTTTTAACCACGCAGGCTTTAGCTTCAACCAAACAGGCACGAACCTTTAGTTGAAGCTAAAGGCTACCCGATTGAATAAACCACCATAACCATTGAAAAAAGGCCGAAACACCAGAAAACCTTTGTAATTTTAGACATGATGCAAGTGTTTAAGGGTAAGGCCACTATTACCCAACTCCAATGGCTGGTTTGGATTTCTGTTTATATTATACTTTTCCTGTCGTTCACCTCTATGGATGGTATTAGGGAAAGTGTATTTTACACTCACCTGTACGTTGTTTATTATGTTATTATCATATACGGTAATATCTGGTTTCTGTATCCCCGTTTTTATGAAACCCGGAGATATGTTTTGTATGGCTTACTGGCACTGTTGCTGTTGTTGTTTACAGGGATAGGCCGGGGTTACGTAAGCACCATTGTTTATAATACCTATTTCGCGAAGCCGGGGCAGGCCGAACCTATAACACTCTTAAACCTGTTAAAATTTGTTTTGGGCGGAGGGTTAATTTTTGCGCTCAGTTTTATATTCCGTATCGCCATTGCCTATTTTAAATTAAAGCAGCAAACAGAGGAGATCTTGGTGCAAAAAAGTCAGGCCGAACTCAACCTGCTCAAGTCGCAGGTACAACCGCATTTTTTGTTCAATACACTTAATAATATTTACTATGAAGCTTACCGCGAAGCTCCCCGAACGGCGGCCCTGATAGAACGACTCTCTGATATTATGCGTTATTTTTTGGATGAAAGCCCCATGGATGAGGTACCCATTAATACCGAAGTTAAATTTCTGGAGAATTACCTGGAGCTGGAAAAGATCCGCATCCGTCACGAAGTACAACTCACTTTTACAAAACAATTTAACGCCGACTTGCGTATCCCTCCTATGTTGCTGATGA encodes:
- a CDS encoding sensor histidine kinase, translating into MMQVFKGKATITQLQWLVWISVYIILFLSFTSMDGIRESVFYTHLYVVYYVIIIYGNIWFLYPRFYETRRYVLYGLLALLLLLFTGIGRGYVSTIVYNTYFAKPGQAEPITLLNLLKFVLGGGLIFALSFIFRIAIAYFKLKQQTEEILVQKSQAELNLLKSQVQPHFLFNTLNNIYYEAYREAPRTAALIERLSDIMRYFLDESPMDEVPINTEVKFLENYLELEKIRIRHEVQLTFTKQFNADLRIPPMLLMTFVENIFKHGIDKSSLDNCVKISLVQEDNYLMFETVNRIYDKPKQNGSSGFGITNLRKRLTLLYQNNFELDTHKNEQSFTAFLKIPLA